The Acipenser ruthenus unplaced genomic scaffold, fAciRut3.2 maternal haplotype, whole genome shotgun sequence genome includes a window with the following:
- the LOC131727792 gene encoding GTPase IMAP family member 9-like yields MASARESNPLLSELDEEFEDLNLCEDDTRIVLLGGTGVGKSATGNTILGRAEFESKNSSISITHCSKKQEGEVNGRRVAVVDTPGLFDTENSDAKSVALEIVKCISLSAPGPHAFLLVIPAGRYTRQTKEVVEKILKMFSVESAKYTMVLFTRADELDTEIEGFVKENKDLQQLVEKCGGRYHTFNNKTTSDPIQVRELLEKIDRMVAENGGSCYTNETYRKAESAIRREMKRILRNYPIDRFMSGMREYLQSLIKSARAQAEQINDFIKDNEWALPVIALGAMLGLGLGVGIGAVAVGGAAAMAAGAVAGVTTGAAAATAGVVEGPGAGARVGKAVGGAAALLLTGPAVGTAAAVGVAGVAGMAAIGGAAGLIKKTIEAPEREHQQ; encoded by the exons ATGGCATCAGCTAGAGAATCAAATCCCCTGTTATCTGAACTTGATGAAGAATTTGAAGATCTTAATT tatgtgaAGATGATACAAGGATTGTGTTGCTAGGGGGAACTGGAGTTGGGAAGAGTGCaacaggaaacaccatcctgggcagagcAGAGTTTGAATCTAAAAACAGTTCCATTTCAATAACACATTGTTCTAAGAAGCAAGAAGGTGAAGTTAATGGGAGGCGTGTTGCTGTGGTCGACACACCAGGCTTGTTTGACACAGAGAACTCTGATGCAAAGAGTGTCGCGCTTGAAATTGTGAAATGTatttctctgtctgccccgggacctCACGCTTTTCTCCTGGTGATACCAGCAGGTCGATACACAAGGCAGACAAAGGAAGTTGTGGAGAAAATCCTAAAAATGTTTAGTGTAGAGTCTGCAAAGTACACAATGGTTCTTTTCACTCGTGCAGATGAACTAGACACAGAGATTGAGGGGTTTGTAAAGGAGAACAAGGATCTCCAGCAGCTGGTTGAGAAGTGTGGGGGCCGTTATCACACCTTCAACAACAAGACGACGAGCGATCCCATCCAGGTCCGAGAGCTGCTGGAGAAGATAGACAGGATGGTGGCAGAGAACGGAGGAAGCTGCTACACCAATGAGACGTACCGGAAGGCAGAATCAGCGATCAGACGAGAGATGAAGAGGATTCTTAGGAATTATCCGATAGACAGATTTATGAGCGGAATGAGGGAATACCTGCAGAGCCTAATAAAATCTGCGAGAGCCCAAGCAGAACAGATTAACGATTTCATAAAGGATAATGAATGGGCGCTGCCAGTGATAGCACTGGGGGCAATGTTAGGGCTGGGGTTAGGGGTAGGGATAGGAGCTGTAGCAGTGGGGGGAGCGGCTGCAATGGCAGCTGGAGCTGTAGCAGGAGTGACCACAGGGGCAGCAGCAGCCACAGCGGGGGTAGTGGAGGGACCGGGAGCAGGGGCCAGGGTGGGCAAGGCAGTAGGAGGGGCTGCAGCACTGCTACTAACAGGACCAGCTGtagggacggcagcagcagtgggGGTAGCGGGGGTGGCAGGGATGGCAGCAATAGGGGGAGCAGCTGGgctgattaaaaaaacaatagaagCACCAGAAAGAGAACATCAGCAATAG
- the LOC117432532 gene encoding GTPase IMAP family member 4-like, whose amino-acid sequence MAPRTRPPELRMVLLGKTGVGKSASGNTILGSKVFDSQPAACSVSRQCEKGSVTVRGRRLCVIDTPGFFDTQLPKDEFNLEIAKCISLGAPGPHAFLLVMPVGRYTEHERETVREIQEMFSEEAWKYTIVLFTRGDELGGESIEEFVRQNPHLQELVDKCGGRCQAFSNENTGNRAQVRELLGKIDSMLEARGGGGCCYTNEMYREAEAAIARETERRVRERQEEIRREEERIQRSEAEMRRRESAVHQQQERLERERERERREMEEERKRLERAREELEQAEAAMRGEQERKAKERQEEERHRLEAAIREREEEMSRREREMKEREEWQAREREQEKRREEEERARLNREWEELAEAKRECGKRAREKAERCNDFIKKMLSVLAGALVGVGLGVMLGIGAGVMAVNMLAGTGLLNLKSAAVVVGAAGVIGVVGGGVAGGLIGAESDSSMEAMTAVIERARKVFEMLAQSGGLHGPFKMPAIQPKKPQ is encoded by the exons ATGG CGCCCCGCACACGCCCCCCTGAGCTGAGGATGGTGCTGCTTGGGAAGACCGGGGTTGGAAAAAGCGCCtctggaaacaccatcctgggcagtaAGGTGtttgactcccagcccgctgcctGCTCCGTGTCCCGGCAGTGCGAGAAGGGCTCTGTGACGGTACGCGGCCGACGCCTGTGCGTGATCGACACACCCGGCTTCTTCGACACGCAGCTCCCTAAAGACGAATTCAACCTGGAGATTGCAAAGTGCATCTCCCTGGgcgccccgggaccccacgcctTCCTGCTGGTGATGCCGGTGGGCCGCTACACGGAGCACGAGAGGGAAACGGTGCGGGAAATCCAGGAGATGTTCAGCGAGGAAGCGTGGAAGTACACCATCGTTCTCTTCACCCGCGGAGACGAGCTGGGAGGGGAGTCGATCGAGGAGTTCGTGAGACAGAACCCGCACCTCCAGGAGCTGGTGGATAAGTGCGGGGGGCGCTGCCAAGCCTTCAGCAACGAGAACACTGGCAATCGCGCCCAGGTCCGAGAGCTGCTGGGGAAGATCGACAGCATGCTGGAGGcgagaggaggaggaggttgCTGCTACACCAACGAGATGTACCGGGAGGCTGAGGCGGCGATCGCACGGGAGACGGAGAGGAGAGTCAGGGAGAGGCAGGAGGAGATAcgcagggaggaggagaggatcCAGCGGAGCGAAGCGGAGATGAGGCGGAGGGAGAGCGCGGTTCACCAGCAGCAGGAAAggctggagagggagagagagagggagaggagggagatggaggaggagaggaagagactgGAGCGAGCcagagaggagctggagcag GCTGAAGCAGCGATGAGAGGCGAGCAGGAGAGGAAAGCGAAGGAGAGACAGGAGGAGGAGAGACACAGGCTGGAGGCAGCGATccgagagagagaagaggagatgagccggagagagagagagatgaaggaGCGGGAGGAGTGGCAggcgagagagagggagcaggaaaagaggagggaggaggaggagagggcgAGGCTGAACAGGGAGTGGGAGGAGCTGGCCGAGGCGAAGAGGGAGTGCGGGAAAAGAGCCAGGGAAAAGGCTGAGAGATGCAACGACTTTATAAAGAAGATGCTGTCCGTGCTGGCAGGGGCGCTAGTGGGAGTGGGGCTGGGGGTGATGCTAGGGATTGGTGCTGGGGTCATGGCTGTTAATATGCTAGCAGGTACAGGGCTGTTAAATTTGAAAAGTGCGGCGGTAGTGGTGGGGGCAGCAGGGGTGATAGGAGTGGTAGGAGGAGGGGTAGCTGGGGGGCTGATTGGAGCAGAGTCTGACAGCTCTATGGAAGCAATGACAGCGGTGATAGAGAGAGCTCGGAAAGTGTTTGAGATGCTGGCACAGAGTGGGGGGCTGCACGGGCCGTTCAAGATGCCGGCTATTCAACCCAAGAAACCCCAGTGA
- the LOC117968042 gene encoding uncharacterized protein LOC117968042 isoform X1: MLVSLYTSHMTRPDSSTSQERWAVSCGESDSKRVPARVNIFSSATQKDEEKSSEEGAGGVPGGPGGSGGFRPGSDSFLSQPCGSGRDRGPSEPPARPGRPEGECCIIRLLYCVRMLYNYIVIWCKNAVLLYNIVIWCKNAVLLYNRIVIWCKNAVLLYNIVIWCKNAVLLYNYIVIWCKNAVLLYNYIVIWCKNAVLLYNCIVIACKKAVLLYNCIVIWCKNAVLLYNCIVIWCKNAVLLYNRIVIWCKNTVLLYNRIVIWCKDAVLLYNRIVIWCKNAVLLYNRIVIWCKDAVLLYNRIVIWCKNAV; the protein is encoded by the exons ATGCTAGTTTCTCTATATACTAGTCACATGACCCGCCCTGACTCTTCCACGTCACAGGAGAGATGGGCCGTGTCGTGCGGGGAAAGCGATAGCAAACGTGTCCCAGCGCGCGTTAACATCTTTAGTTCAGCAACTCAAAAAG ACGAGGAGAAATCGAGCGAGGAGGGAGCAGGGGGGGTCCCGGGGGGGCCTGGTGGAAGTGGAGGCTTcag ACCTGGTTCTGACTCTTTCCTCTCCCAGCCCTGTGGATCCGGACGGGATCGAGGTCCAAGTGAACCTCCAGCCCGACCCGGCCGACCCGAGGGAGAATGCTGTATAATTAGATTATTATATTGTGTAAGAATGCTGtataattacattgttatatgGTGTAAGAACGCTGTACTGCTGTATAATATTGTTATATGGTGTAAGAACGCTGTACTGCTGTATAATCGCATTGTTATATGGTGTAAGAACGCTGTACTGCTGTATAATATTGTTATATGGTGTAAGAACGCTGTACTGCTGTATAACTACATTGTTATATGGTGTAAGAACGCTGTACTGCTGTATAACTACATTGTTATATGGTGTAAGAACGCTGTACTGCTGTATAATTGCATTGTTATAGCGTGTAAGAAAGCTGTACTGCTGTATAATTGCATTGTTATATGGTGTAAGAATGCTGTACTGCTGTACAATTGCATTGTTATATGGTGTAAGAACGCTGTACTGCTGTATAATCGCATTGTTATATGGTGTAAGAACACTGTACTGCTGTATAATCGCATTGTTATATGGTGTAAGGACGCTGTACTGCTGTATAATCGCATTGTTATATGGTGTAAGAACGCTGTACTGCTGTATAATCGCATTGTTATATGGTGTAAGGACGCTGTACTGCTGTATAATCGCATTGTTATATGGTGTAAGAATGCTGTATAA
- the LOC117968042 gene encoding uncharacterized protein LOC117968042 isoform X2 has product MLTAQRAHLRHAPVRVANKRIKRTSQQDRGISDDRLSTKNTRRNRARREQGGSRGGLVEVEASDLVLTLSSPSPVDPDGIEVQVNLQPDPADPRENAV; this is encoded by the exons ATGCTTACAGCACAGAGAGCTCACCTGCGACACGCCCCTGTGCGTGTCGCAAACAAACGAATAAAAAGGACTTCACAGCAAGACAGAGGCATTTCTGACGACCGATTATCTACAAAAAAt ACGAGGAGAAATCGAGCGAGGAGGGAGCAGGGGGGGTCCCGGGGGGGCCTGGTGGAAGTGGAGGCTTcag ACCTGGTTCTGACTCTTTCCTCTCCCAGCCCTGTGGATCCGGACGGGATCGAGGTCCAAGTGAACCTCCAGCCCGACCCGGCCGACCCGAGGGAGAATGCTGTATAA